A stretch of DNA from Tautonia rosea:
GGGATCTCGGGAGGCTCGGCCCCCAGCGGCTTCGGGGCCATCACCTGCCCGGTGCGGGGCTGGCGGACCTCGCGGCCGGGGCGAAGGTAGACGGTTTCTTCCTTGTTATACTGGGCGAAGAACTGCGGGCCGTTCTTGTAGTTCACCTCGCTGAAGAAGGCGGCCATGCCGTAGTAGTCGTCCTGGGTCCAGCGGTCGGCCACGTGGTTGTGGCACTTGGCGCACTGGAGCCGGAGGCCGAGGAAGAGCTGGCTGACCGTCTCGACCCGCTCTTCCGGGTTCCGGATCCGCCGGTAGAAGCTGGCGGGCGGGTTCGAGTAGTTCGGCCCCTTTGCGGTCACAATGGCGCGGACGAACTCATCAAACGGGGTGTTCTCGGCGACCTGATCCCGAATCCAGCGGTAATAGCTGAACGCCCCTTTGTGCCCCGTGTAACGCTGATTGCACCCGAGACGGTCGGCCCACTTCATCGTCCAGAAGTCGACATATTCGGTGCGGTTCAACAGGTCGTCAACCACCCGCTCCCGCTTGTTGGGCGATGGGTCGTTCACGAAGGCCCGGATTTCCTCCGGTGTCGGCGGCAGGCCGATCACCCCGATCGACACGCGCCTCAAAAACGTCATGTCGTCGCAGAGTTCCGAAGGGGGCAGCCTGAGCAGCTCCCACTTCGCGGCCAGGTGCTCATCAATGAAGTTGTTCGCGGGGGGATCAGACCAGGCAAGCCCGTCCACCGGCTCTCGGAAGATCAGGCGAACGGTGGTAACAAGGGTCTCGAAATTGACCAGGATGGTCGTCTCTCCGGTCCCGACCTTGCGGACCAGGCCCCTCGGCTCAATCGTGGCGATGGTCTCGTCCGACGACTCGTACCGCGCCAACCGCGTGACATCGCGGATCGATCCGTCATCGTAGATCAATCGGGCCGACAGCTGTTGCGACGTGCTTGGCAGGTCGAGCACCCGATCACCGGGCGAGACCTCCAGGCGGATCGGCTCGGGCAAGCCCTCCGGTTCGGGATCAAGCCCCTCGGCGATCCAGTCGCGGACGATCTGGTAGGTCGGGTCATCCGGTGTGAATCGGACACCCCCTTCATGCGGGACGGCTCCCGAACCCTTCAAGAGCACCAGGCTCTGCTCCGGGTCGAACGGGTTGACCCGCCGGTTGCCGACCTCTCGGGCCAGGGTCGTGTAATCGAGCACCGGATCGTACCCCCGAAGGCTGAGGCGAAAGCCGTCCTTGCCGGTCGGGGTACCGTGGCAGGCCCCTGCGTTGCAGCCGGCCTTTGTCAGAGCGGGCAAGACCTCATGCTCGAACCGTCGAGGGTCGGCCACCTCCGCCCGATCGACCGT
This window harbors:
- a CDS encoding DUF1549 domain-containing protein → MTDRPIPPTHQWLQVALAILLLMLASSSVIADEQEAPLRLSIEPASLHLDGARSEAQLIVSGHFADGSVRDLTAKAALEPTERSVVGVDRAGLLRPRSDGRSEIIARVGGVEASAVVTVDRAEVADPRRFEHEVLPALTKAGCNAGACHGTPTGKDGFRLSLRGYDPVLDYTTLAREVGNRRVNPFDPEQSLVLLKGSGAVPHEGGVRFTPDDPTYQIVRDWIAEGLDPEPEGLPEPIRLEVSPGDRVLDLPSTSQQLSARLIYDDGSIRDVTRLARYESSDETIATIEPRGLVRKVGTGETTILVNFETLVTTVRLIFREPVDGLAWSDPPANNFIDEHLAAKWELLRLPPSELCDDMTFLRRVSIGVIGLPPTPEEIRAFVNDPSPNKRERVVDDLLNRTEYVDFWTMKWADRLGCNQRYTGHKGAFSYYRWIRDQVAENTPFDEFVRAIVTAKGPNYSNPPASFYRRIRNPEERVETVSQLFLGLRLQCAKCHNHVADRWTQDDYYGMAAFFSEVNYKNGPQFFAQYNKEETVYLRPGREVRQPRTGQVMAPKPLGAEPPEIPEGADRREALADWITSPDNPFFAKAAVNRIWHHLMGKGIVDPVDDLRASNPPISEDLLDALADDFVAHGFDVKRTIRLICTSRAYQLSAEPNAFNAGDDRYFSRSLVELLPAEVLLDAISQATGVEEKLFHLPSGTRAVEVPDGEFNHPFLRTFGQPLRSEACECEREEDSTLEQALQLVGGRTVHRKVSAEENRIGRLMASGADDASVIEELFLATLCRFPTESETAFALDRLDAATDDADRRRVAEDLLWSLLNHPEFLFRH